In Synergistetes bacterium HGW-Synergistetes-1, one genomic interval encodes:
- the ilvD gene encoding dihydroxy-acid dehydratase: protein MNSDKAKKGYQRSPHRSLLKAAGYTDWEIERPWIGVANSYNAIIPGHVHLKTITEAVKAGIYAAGGLPIEFPVIGVCDGIAMNHEGMKFSLPSRELIMDSIEVMARGHAFDGLVLVTNCDKIVPGMAMAAGKLNLPSVVISGGPMMAGTMKGRVLDLNSVFEGVGMKAAGKISDEELRDVEDNACPGCGSCSGMFTANTMNCMMEALGLGLTGNGTIPAVHAGRVRLAKDAGRAIMTLVEKNIRPRDILTMEAFENALAVDLALGGSTNTSLHLPAIAWAAGLKLPLELFNEIGARVPHLCSMSPAGHHHIEDLWQAGGVEGLMARLLEKGLIHGELITVTGNTVKENLKKAKVVNDNVIRPVEDPYHKEGGLAFMKGTLAPLGAIVKQSAVLPEMLVHEGPARVFDCEEEASKAILNNEIKDGDVVVIRFEGPKGGPGMREMLTPTSAIMGQGKGGTVALITDGRFSGATRGASIGHVSPEAAVGGPIGLVEEGDIISINIPAKNLDLKVSEEVLAKRREKFVPRVQPTDSPFLTRYRAFASSGVEGAVLRDKPL from the coding sequence ATGAACAGCGACAAGGCAAAAAAGGGTTATCAAAGAAGCCCTCACCGCTCCCTGCTTAAGGCGGCGGGATATACGGACTGGGAGATAGAGCGCCCATGGATAGGCGTGGCGAACTCTTACAACGCCATAATACCGGGACACGTTCATCTTAAGACCATAACAGAGGCTGTAAAGGCCGGCATATACGCTGCCGGCGGACTCCCAATAGAATTTCCTGTGATAGGAGTCTGCGATGGTATAGCAATGAACCATGAGGGCATGAAGTTTTCTCTGCCAAGCCGCGAGCTGATCATGGATTCGATTGAAGTCATGGCCCGCGGACATGCCTTCGACGGTCTTGTCCTCGTTACCAACTGCGACAAGATAGTCCCCGGAATGGCTATGGCTGCAGGCAAACTTAACCTCCCTTCCGTCGTGATCTCCGGCGGCCCTATGATGGCAGGCACCATGAAGGGAAGGGTCCTTGACCTAAACAGTGTTTTTGAAGGGGTCGGGATGAAGGCGGCAGGCAAAATTTCAGATGAAGAACTAAGGGATGTCGAAGACAATGCCTGTCCCGGATGCGGATCATGCTCGGGGATGTTCACGGCAAACACCATGAACTGCATGATGGAGGCACTCGGACTCGGGCTTACCGGAAACGGTACGATCCCGGCCGTCCATGCCGGTCGTGTCAGGCTAGCCAAAGATGCGGGACGGGCAATAATGACACTCGTTGAAAAGAACATAAGGCCAAGGGATATCCTTACGATGGAAGCTTTTGAAAACGCTCTTGCCGTCGATCTCGCCCTTGGAGGATCTACGAACACCTCGCTCCACCTTCCTGCGATTGCATGGGCCGCAGGACTTAAACTCCCTCTAGAACTCTTCAACGAGATCGGAGCAAGGGTCCCCCATCTCTGTTCAATGAGCCCAGCGGGTCATCACCATATTGAGGACCTCTGGCAGGCCGGGGGAGTCGAGGGACTTATGGCAAGACTTCTTGAAAAAGGCCTGATACACGGAGAACTGATAACTGTCACAGGAAATACCGTAAAAGAAAACCTCAAAAAGGCAAAGGTCGTAAACGACAACGTTATCCGCCCGGTCGAAGACCCTTATCACAAAGAGGGCGGACTGGCCTTTATGAAAGGCACTCTGGCTCCGCTAGGAGCTATCGTAAAACAGTCTGCCGTGCTTCCGGAAATGCTCGTACATGAAGGACCCGCAAGGGTCTTTGACTGTGAAGAGGAAGCAAGCAAAGCCATCCTGAACAATGAGATAAAGGACGGAGATGTGGTAGTCATCCGTTTTGAAGGACCTAAGGGAGGCCCCGGAATGCGTGAGATGCTCACACCGACCTCCGCCATAATGGGTCAGGGCAAGGGAGGCACAGTCGCACTCATAACAGACGGCCGTTTTTCCGGAGCTACGAGAGGCGCTTCCATCGGACATGTTTCTCCTGAGGCAGCTGTAGGCGGTCCTATAGGACTAGTTGAAGAAGGAGATATCATATCGATCAACATTCCGGCAAAAAACCTTGATCTTAAGGTAAGCGAAGAAGTGCTCGCAAAGAGAAGAGAAAAATTCGTTCCCCGAGTACAACCGACAGACAGTCCTTTCCTCACAAGATACAGGGCATTTGCAAGTTCCGGTGTCGAGGGAGCGGTACTGAGGGATAAACCACTATAA
- a CDS encoding 3-isopropylmalate dehydrogenase → MKTYKIAVIPGDGIGPEVIGETIKVLEKSGEKFGFSFEWEKYPYGAGHYLATGEVIPEEAIEEMSKCDAMLLGAIGDPRVKPGILEQGILLAFRFRFDQYVNLRPAFSLPKVHTPVDLKGAKMDSVVVRENTEDLYMCIGGTTETGVLELPVDVSRGKYELKGMVSLRTDPGYPFAAQAAINSRPGVERITRYACELAKKRGEDTVTVVSKSNAVSALYGFFEETAKRVMAEEYPGLKYAMVNVDALCYHLVRNPAAYGVLLCPNLFGDIISDLQAGLAGGLGTAAGGNIGDGLSMFEPVHGSAPDIAGTGRSNPVAAILSGALMLEHLGEQEACKAVNCAVSDFLENAAENELPFEFGGTAAFDQVGESIRKYI, encoded by the coding sequence ATGAAAACATATAAGATAGCGGTAATACCCGGTGACGGGATAGGCCCCGAAGTGATCGGGGAGACCATAAAAGTTCTTGAAAAATCCGGCGAAAAATTCGGCTTTTCTTTCGAGTGGGAAAAATACCCTTACGGAGCAGGGCACTACCTGGCGACAGGTGAGGTAATTCCTGAAGAGGCTATTGAAGAGATGTCGAAATGCGATGCCATGCTCCTCGGCGCTATCGGCGACCCGAGGGTAAAGCCCGGCATCCTGGAACAGGGCATCCTGCTTGCCTTCCGCTTCCGCTTTGATCAGTATGTCAACCTGCGTCCCGCCTTTTCACTGCCGAAAGTCCATACTCCCGTCGACCTAAAGGGGGCGAAAATGGATTCTGTGGTAGTCCGTGAAAACACTGAAGACCTTTACATGTGCATAGGTGGTACTACAGAAACAGGTGTACTTGAACTTCCCGTAGATGTCAGCAGGGGCAAATATGAACTCAAAGGTATGGTCAGCCTGAGAACAGATCCGGGGTATCCCTTCGCTGCACAGGCTGCCATTAACAGCAGACCGGGCGTGGAAAGGATCACTAGATACGCATGCGAGCTTGCAAAAAAACGCGGAGAAGATACAGTGACAGTAGTATCCAAATCCAACGCGGTCTCTGCACTTTACGGATTCTTCGAAGAAACAGCAAAAAGGGTAATGGCAGAGGAATACCCAGGGCTCAAATATGCCATGGTAAACGTGGATGCCCTCTGCTACCACCTGGTTCGCAACCCGGCGGCTTACGGAGTACTGCTCTGTCCGAACCTCTTCGGTGATATAATCAGCGACCTGCAGGCCGGACTGGCAGGAGGACTCGGTACAGCCGCGGGAGGAAACATCGGGGACGGTCTCTCGATGTTTGAGCCGGTACACGGCTCTGCGCCTGACATTGCTGGCACAGGCAGGTCAAATCCTGTTGCGGCGATACTTTCTGGAGCCCTGATGCTGGAACATCTTGGGGAGCAGGAAGCCTGTAAAGCTGTAAACTGCGCCGTATCAGATTTTCTTGAAAATGCAGCTGAAAATGAGCTGCCATTTGAATTCGGCGGAACAGCCGCCTTTGACCAGGTGGGAGAGAGTATCAGAAAGTATATTTAG
- the ilvB gene encoding acetolactate synthase, large subunit, biosynthetic type produces MAKMNGAQMVVKSLEAEGVDTIFGLPGGTVIHLYDAIYDSKINHVLMRHEQAASHAADGYARVSGKPGVCIATSGPGATNLVTGIATANLDSVPMVAITGQVATTVIGTDAFQEADIMGATIPLVKHSMQVRTPEQIPSAVKKAFYIASTGRPGPVLIDVPADVQKGFGEFEYPENISFLGYDPERGSDLSQLDDAVSLLEHAERPVIFAGGGVIRSGAAGKLTELAEKLEIPVVTSLLGKGAFPESHPLGLSLGMAGMHGHPVANRALMTADVILAIGSRFSDRTTGKRSSFASAAKIIHIDLDPAEIDKAIGSEVWLVGDAGKIIDAITSSMKKKYFDRSNWLEELEMIRQKEPLPRNEYAGEIAPWQVIESLREITGGKSVLTTEVGQHQMWAALHYKVEEPRRFVTSGGLGTMGFGFPAAIGAALACPGQHVCCIAGDGSFMMNIQELDTCARYNIPVKVFILNNSCLGMVRQWQQLFYEHRYSNTIYNRNPDFVKIAEGMGVSGFSATRPEEIRKTIEAALNVPGPALVDFRIPQGALVLPMVPPGGSIDKMILN; encoded by the coding sequence ATGGCTAAAATGAACGGAGCCCAAATGGTGGTCAAGTCCCTTGAAGCAGAAGGTGTGGACACGATATTCGGCCTGCCCGGCGGAACTGTTATCCATCTTTATGACGCAATATATGACTCAAAGATCAACCACGTGCTGATGCGCCATGAACAGGCAGCTTCGCATGCCGCTGACGGATATGCGAGAGTGAGCGGAAAGCCCGGGGTATGCATAGCCACATCCGGTCCCGGAGCAACAAATCTGGTGACCGGTATCGCCACTGCAAACCTGGACTCCGTTCCCATGGTTGCTATCACCGGACAGGTAGCAACCACGGTGATCGGAACAGATGCTTTTCAGGAGGCAGACATCATGGGAGCTACTATCCCACTTGTAAAGCACAGCATGCAGGTGAGGACTCCGGAACAGATACCCTCTGCAGTAAAAAAGGCTTTTTACATCGCCTCTACGGGAAGGCCGGGGCCTGTCCTGATAGATGTACCGGCGGACGTACAGAAAGGTTTCGGAGAATTTGAATACCCCGAAAACATAAGCTTCCTGGGGTATGATCCTGAGAGAGGATCAGATCTTTCTCAGCTTGACGATGCTGTCTCTCTTCTTGAACATGCTGAGAGACCGGTCATCTTTGCAGGGGGCGGCGTGATAAGGTCTGGAGCAGCCGGAAAACTTACAGAACTTGCGGAGAAGCTGGAGATACCGGTAGTCACATCCCTTCTTGGAAAGGGAGCTTTCCCGGAATCACATCCGCTGGGGCTCTCACTCGGAATGGCAGGAATGCACGGTCATCCTGTAGCTAACAGGGCACTCATGACAGCTGATGTCATCCTCGCGATCGGATCCCGTTTCAGCGACAGGACCACGGGAAAGAGATCGAGCTTTGCTTCTGCGGCAAAAATAATCCATATCGACCTCGATCCTGCAGAGATAGATAAAGCTATAGGTTCTGAAGTCTGGCTTGTGGGCGATGCAGGTAAGATCATTGACGCGATCACAAGCTCAATGAAGAAAAAATACTTCGACCGTTCAAACTGGCTTGAAGAGCTTGAGATGATACGGCAGAAAGAGCCGCTTCCCAGAAACGAATACGCAGGAGAGATAGCTCCCTGGCAGGTAATAGAATCTCTGCGCGAGATAACCGGCGGCAAATCAGTGCTTACAACAGAAGTTGGCCAGCACCAAATGTGGGCAGCTCTCCACTACAAAGTCGAAGAACCGCGCCGCTTCGTGACATCAGGAGGTCTCGGAACCATGGGATTCGGCTTTCCAGCGGCGATAGGAGCTGCACTAGCATGTCCCGGCCAGCACGTCTGCTGCATCGCAGGTGACGGGAGTTTTATGATGAATATCCAGGAGCTCGACACCTGTGCGCGGTACAATATACCTGTCAAGGTCTTCATCCTCAACAATTCCTGCCTCGGTATGGTCCGTCAGTGGCAGCAGCTCTTTTATGAACACCGTTACTCTAATACTATCTACAACCGCAATCCTGATTTCGTAAAAATTGCAGAGGGTATGGGCGTAAGCGGTTTCTCAGCTACCAGACCGGAAGAGATAAGGAAAACGATAGAGGCGGCTTTGAACGTCCCGGGCCCCGCTCTAGTAGATTTCAGGATCCCGCAGGGGGCACTCGTGCTTCCCATGGTCCCTCCGGGCGGATCGATAGACAAGATGATACTTAACTGA